One segment of Manihot esculenta cultivar AM560-2 chromosome 4, M.esculenta_v8, whole genome shotgun sequence DNA contains the following:
- the LOC110614018 gene encoding uncharacterized monothiol glutaredoxin ycf64-like codes for MATQSVLSSSPRIAPPCSSSPTKITSAAPLLLTSRSRSLSLSFPLRATVPGNLAFRVSSAPSRISTIRCALSPDLKNTLDKVVTSQKVVLFMKGTKDFPQCGFSNTVVQILNSLDVPYETINILENEVLRQGLKEYSSWPTFPQLYIDGEFFGGCDITVEAYKSGELQELLERAMCS; via the exons ATGGCTACGCAGTCAGTTCTTTCCTCGTCACCGAGAATCGCACCTCCATGTTCCTCCTCGCCGACCAAAATAACATCAGCTGCTCCTCTGCTTCTGACCTCTCGCTCTCGttctctctccctctccttcCCGCTCCGCGCCACTGTACCTGGTAACCTGGCTTTCAGAGTCAGCTCCGCCCCCTCTAGAATCTCCACCATCCGTTGCG CTTTGTCTCCTGACTTGAAGAATACGCTGGATAAAGTTGTTACATCGCAGAAAGTTGTTCTTTTTATGAAGGGTACTAAAGATTTCCCCCAATGTGGATTTTCAAACACTGTAGTGCAAATATTGAATTCATTAGATGTACCTTATGAAACAATTAACATTCTGGAGAATGAAGTTCTGCGTCAAGGATTGAAGGAGTATTCTAGTTGGCCAACCTTTCCTCAACTTTATATAGATGGAGAGTTCTTCGGTGGCTGTGATATAACTGTTG